Proteins found in one Pelmatolapia mariae isolate MD_Pm_ZW linkage group LG7, Pm_UMD_F_2, whole genome shotgun sequence genomic segment:
- the LOC134630823 gene encoding bone morphogenetic protein 10-like: MITSLFSNLGFIYLLLVIIHLSLSSPINPAENHHRASLGSVVVDNPLVDAQDFLSQFLSTLNLTKLRPQTRQIAAHKEPPEYMLELYNRFANDRTAVPSANIVRSFNNEDSSPYGITPRGIRIYPLLFNISLPHHERITLAELRLFTLVWKAQRPSAGFDCKVTIYKIHEGVVWTKEVGKEGRRRDKEEVLEMKDLEELVTKHIRAKDNSWVSFELTHVVTLWRKSGCATHRLEVHLACMGSEDEGATQEATEEAETLVDIDRSLDGKHNTIMIVFSDDQSRDRKQDKQELIQMINHENDLPENMGRGQEPFWEHVNHKNGHAKQDELNQQSLMQPQSNLIYDAPPRIRRNVKSESCKRTPLFVDFKDIGWDSWIIQPLGYEAYKCNGVCNPPMTSEVSPTKHAIVQTLLSIKNPDRAARACCVPTKLEPISLLYHDNGAITFNHKYEGMVVAECGCR, translated from the exons TCCAACCTTGGGTTTATCTACTTGCTTCTGGTGATCATTCATCTGAGCTTGAGCAGTCCTATCAACCCCGCTGAGAACCATCACAGGGCATCACTTGGTAGTGTTGTGGTTGATAATCCACTGGTTGATGCACAGGACTTTCTAAGCCAGTTTCTGTCTACGCTGAACCTCACAAAGCTGAGGCCCCAGACCCGGCAAATTGCTGCTCACAAAGAGCCGCCAGAGTACATGCTTGAGCTGTACAACCGATTTGCTAATGACCGGACTGCTGTGCCATCAGCCAACATTGTGCGCAGCTTCAATAATGAAG ATTCATCCCCCTACGGTATAACACCCAGGGGTATAAGGATATATCCCTTGCTGTTTAATATCTCTTTGCCTCACCACGAACGAATAACATTAGCTGAACTTCGACTTTTCACTTTGGTCTGGAAGGCCCAAAGACCATCTGCTGGCTTTGATTGCAAGGTGACAATCTACAAAATACATGAGGGAGTTGTTTGGACTAAAGAGGTGGGGAAAGAAGGAAGAAGGAGGGATAAAGAGGAGGTGTTGGAGATGAAGGATCTGGAGGAACTGGTGACAAAGCATATCCGTGCAAAAGATAATAGCTGGGTGTCATTTGAACTGACGCATGTGGTTACACTCTGGCGGAAGTCAGGGTGTGCAACTCACAGACTCGAGGTTCATCTTGCATGTATGGGGTCAGAGGATGAAGGGGCCACACAAGAGGCCACAGAGGAGGCAGAAACTTTGGTGGACATTGACAGGAGCTTGGACGGGAAACACAATACAATAATGATTGTGTTCTCAGATGATCAGAGCAGAGACCGCAAACAGGACAAACAAGAGCTCATCCAAATGATTAACCACGAGAATGACCTTCCTGAGAACATGGGCAGGGGCCAAGAACCCTTCTGGGAGCATGTTAATCACAAAAACGGCCATGCTAAACAGGACGAGCTAAACCAACAGTCTCTCATGCAACCGCAGTCCAACCTTATCTATGACGCACCTCCTCGAATCCGTCGCAATGTTAAGAGCGAGTCATGCAAAAGAACACCTCTCTTTGTGGATTTTAAAGACATTGGCTGGGATTCATGGATCATCCAACCTCTGGGCTACGAAGCGTACAAGTGCAATGGCGTATGCAACCCGCCTATGACTTCTGAGGTCTCCCCCACCAAACATGCCATAGTGCAGACGCTGCTGAGTATAAAGAATCCAGATAGAGCAGCGCGTGCCTGCTGTGTACCCACAAAGTTGGAGCCAATCTCACTACTTTATCACGATAATGGAGCGATTACTTTCAACCACAAGTATGAGGGAATGGTGGTGGCAGAGTGTGGCTGCAGATAG